In Nicotiana tabacum cultivar K326 chromosome 10, ASM71507v2, whole genome shotgun sequence, the DNA window ATCTTCATTATTGTTTAAGGCTTTTATGCACCACAAATCCTCCGGACATGATAGTAACTTCCAATGTGGGATGTCTAGTTTTAGCTTGTCACAACATCCAATCTCTGTGACAACCACCTTATTGCAGCTGCTGCTGTAATTATCCTTAGACGCCGTGGCCAAGTTGTGCACAAATTTACAAAGTGTTCGTACCAACTTCCTTGATGATGGTCCCTCCCTGAAAATTCCATATATGAAGAAAAGACCAAAAGGTTCAAAGAATTCCGGCATTGAAGGAGCTTTGAAGCATGAGAATCCCTTTCTCATTAGTCTTGACATTTTTGCATAGAGGAAACAATTTAATGTTGCTTGCCCTACCCTCAGCTTGAATATTTCCCCACTATCCCAAACACTCATCATGGCCCAACTATTTGGAACCTTTCCATCTCTTCCAAATTCCCCAGCAGATGGCTCACCTCGCCAATAGGCCGCCCACGTTCCTAAGCTCAGCTTATTTGTAAGAATATTGTCTATATCGTGCGAGAAGAAATCCATTGAACTCATCACTTTTCGATACAAGAATTCAGCTTGTTCCACCTTGAGTTTCATTATCTCTATACCTGAAAATACAATGTATAGTTTTGAGATGTATATTTaactttatttttgtttacttttacaTCCACCACTGAATAGCTTGATGCTTGTACGTAATAGTACCTGGCGGTGAACGGAATGATCTCGGGTTACTAGCTGCCGGGTGGATGAGAATGGTTGGATTTCTGAATTTGACATAGCCAAACTTGTTGACGAAAAGTTTGACAGAGGC includes these proteins:
- the LOC107785149 gene encoding putative N-acetyltransferase HLS1; this encodes MVKIRSYNGQVDRFGVEDLERRCEVGPAENVFLYTDTMGDPICRIRNSPVYNMLVAELNNEIVGVIQGTIKVVTLHKPPKNAAKVGYMLGLRVSPLHRRKRIGSKLVRHMEEWFISHQVDYAYMATEKDNEASVKLFVNKFGYVKFRNPTILIHPAASNPRSFRSPPGIEIMKLKVEQAEFLYRKVMSSMDFFSHDIDNILTNKLSLGTWAAYWRGEPSAGEFGRDGKVPNSWAMMSVWDSGEIFKLRVGQATLNCFLYAKMSRLMRKGFSCFKAPSMPEFFEPFGLFFIYGIFREGPSSRKLVRTLCKFVHNLATASKDNYSSSCNKVVVTEIGCCDKLKLDIPHWKLLSCPEDLWCIKALNNNEDIEAFLEFTKTPQNRGLFVDPREV